The Geomonas ferrireducens genome includes a window with the following:
- a CDS encoding energy-coupling factor ABC transporter permease encodes MHMADALLSPSVGGAMWAVSAGAIAWGSARLGRESDDRIAPLMGVLGGFLFAAQMINFSIPGTGSSGHLTGGLLLAILLGPSAAFLTVASVLVVQALFFADGGLLALGCNIFNLGVIPAFIIYPLLYRRLIGTAPGPRREAAVTLFAALCAMQLGALCVVLETALSGVSELPLAKFLALMLPIHLAIGAVEGAVTLAVVSFLRKARPELLARKAHAEAAPSLKPFLAAALVCALLVAGGISRFASDKPDGLEWSVAGAAGTAAPVAQHGVTAYLHALQGRLAWFAEYRMPAGEGVAAQQAGPGAAGVVGTLITLFIVVAVAALLRRAKRGGAAPEA; translated from the coding sequence ATGCACATGGCGGACGCTCTGCTATCCCCGTCGGTCGGGGGGGCCATGTGGGCCGTTTCCGCAGGCGCCATTGCCTGGGGATCGGCACGCCTTGGTCGCGAGAGCGACGATCGCATCGCACCGCTCATGGGTGTGCTGGGCGGCTTTCTTTTCGCCGCCCAGATGATCAACTTCTCCATCCCCGGGACCGGCTCGAGCGGGCATTTAACCGGCGGTCTGCTCCTTGCCATCCTACTCGGCCCGAGCGCCGCCTTTCTCACCGTGGCGTCGGTTCTCGTCGTGCAGGCACTCTTCTTCGCCGACGGCGGCCTCTTGGCCCTCGGCTGCAACATCTTCAACCTCGGGGTGATCCCCGCCTTCATCATCTATCCGCTTTTGTACAGAAGGCTGATCGGCACAGCGCCGGGGCCCCGCCGCGAGGCGGCGGTGACGCTTTTCGCAGCGCTCTGCGCCATGCAACTGGGCGCTCTCTGTGTGGTGCTGGAGACGGCGCTCTCCGGGGTATCCGAGCTGCCGCTTGCGAAGTTTCTCGCGCTTATGCTCCCGATCCACCTCGCCATCGGCGCGGTCGAGGGGGCGGTTACCCTCGCCGTAGTCTCCTTCCTGCGCAAGGCCCGTCCGGAGCTGCTCGCCCGAAAGGCTCACGCAGAGGCCGCGCCTTCGCTTAAGCCGTTTCTCGCCGCTGCCCTCGTCTGCGCCCTGCTGGTTGCAGGCGGGATCTCCCGTTTCGCTTCCGATAAGCCTGACGGGCTTGAGTGGTCCGTCGCCGGTGCGGCCGGTACCGCTGCGCCGGTTGCTCAGCACGGCGTGACCGCTTACCTGCACGCGCTGCAGGGACGGCTCGCGTGGTTCGCCGAGTACCGCATGCCGGCAGGGGAAGGGGTGGCCGCTCAACAGGCAGGCCCGGGTGCCGCCGGTGTGGTCGGCACGCTCATCACCCTCTTTATCGTGGTCGCGGTGGCGGCGCTTCTGCGCCGGGCGAAAAGGGGAGGGGCCGCTCCCGAGGCGTAG
- a CDS encoding hybrid sensor histidine kinase/response regulator yields the protein MTGSEKQTGHFTINCTVILALLVTLFFPFGYFAVSYQHALGSLETETEINARIITSLGNIRPDSWHDEAHRLDAILSSHGTPTTAERHRILDAGGRELAASGGELAAPVILRTRPIFYGDKVIGSVEISRSLRPIIKRAALVAVAGFSLSLIVFVLLPFRVINQANRQLQDSYTFLKKVMESSANALIVLNLDGTVDMANARCTELSGFQPSEFIGRDIGGFVCPYCIDMVRRQLHLVTSGTAEIVKFEAEFLTKDGGTVSIACGATPVYQEGRIACTVLSIENITERRQSVEALTAAKEYTENLIQAACLMILGLNLKGEVTLINRTGEEMTGYRQEELLGRSWFETLMGAEAFHKMCCIPQEAEAGTGGCACEGQIVTKTGAMRTISWRNSAIVEKGTVVGTLCFGIDITEHRKVEAQLRHSQKMESIGQLAGGVAHDFNNMLSVMLGYAQLCQLEAAGAPPLSLYLEEVIKAGERSRDMVRKLLAFSRKEIISPRRVNLNDHCLEMKKTLSRLIGEEIRFDFVPDDALWPVRIDPSQVDQILMNLAVNARDAMPEGGTLTVATGNVTVDTEFCDFRLDAKPGPYACLSVIDTGTGMEREVVRRIFEPFFTTKEVGRGTGLGLATVYGIVTQNGGFIDVESEPGQGTCFQIYLPMLTGDVAVQPESKPAAMIGSGTVLVVEDDDMLRLMATQMLEKIGYQVIQAASPHLALAICGDNSKKIDMVLSDVIMPEMNGFDMARGIAALRPETKVLFMTGYSDEMIARRGIHPEKELHYIQKPFDMEGLHEKIMAMQSGC from the coding sequence ATGACCGGTTCCGAGAAGCAGACAGGCCATTTCACCATCAACTGCACGGTTATTCTCGCCCTTCTCGTAACCCTCTTCTTCCCGTTCGGCTATTTTGCGGTCAGCTACCAGCACGCGCTGGGCAGCCTCGAGACCGAGACCGAGATCAACGCCCGCATCATCACCTCGCTTGGCAATATCCGCCCGGACTCCTGGCACGACGAAGCGCACCGGCTCGATGCCATCCTCTCCAGTCACGGCACCCCCACCACTGCAGAAAGGCACCGCATCCTCGACGCCGGGGGTAGGGAACTGGCAGCAAGCGGGGGGGAGCTCGCAGCACCGGTGATCCTGCGTACCCGTCCCATCTTCTACGGCGACAAGGTCATCGGGAGCGTCGAAATCAGCCGGTCGCTGCGCCCCATCATAAAAAGGGCCGCCCTGGTAGCGGTCGCCGGTTTCAGCCTCTCCCTCATCGTCTTCGTATTACTCCCCTTCCGCGTCATCAACCAGGCCAACCGTCAACTGCAGGACTCCTACACGTTCCTGAAAAAAGTCATGGAAAGCAGCGCCAACGCGCTCATCGTCCTCAACCTCGACGGCACAGTTGACATGGCCAACGCACGCTGTACCGAGCTATCAGGATTTCAGCCTTCGGAATTTATCGGGCGCGACATCGGCGGATTCGTCTGTCCCTACTGCATCGACATGGTGCGGCGACAGCTGCATCTCGTCACGTCCGGCACCGCCGAGATAGTAAAGTTCGAAGCGGAATTTCTCACCAAAGACGGCGGCACCGTCTCGATAGCCTGCGGCGCCACGCCGGTCTACCAGGAGGGGCGCATAGCCTGCACCGTGCTCTCCATCGAAAACATCACCGAGCGCAGGCAATCGGTGGAGGCGCTCACCGCTGCGAAGGAGTACACCGAGAACCTGATCCAGGCCGCCTGCCTGATGATCCTGGGGCTTAACCTCAAAGGGGAGGTAACCCTCATCAACCGCACCGGCGAGGAGATGACCGGCTATCGGCAGGAGGAGCTCCTGGGAAGGAGCTGGTTCGAGACCTTGATGGGTGCCGAGGCCTTCCACAAGATGTGCTGCATCCCGCAGGAGGCGGAGGCCGGCACCGGAGGTTGCGCCTGCGAGGGGCAAATTGTGACCAAGACAGGGGCTATGCGCACCATTTCGTGGCGCAACAGCGCCATCGTGGAAAAGGGAACCGTCGTCGGCACCCTCTGCTTCGGCATCGACATAACCGAGCACAGGAAGGTAGAGGCGCAGTTAAGGCACTCGCAGAAAATGGAGTCGATCGGCCAGTTGGCCGGCGGGGTTGCCCACGACTTCAACAACATGCTGAGCGTCATGCTTGGTTACGCCCAACTCTGCCAGCTCGAAGCGGCCGGTGCCCCCCCCCTCTCCCTGTACCTCGAGGAGGTCATCAAGGCCGGGGAGCGCTCCCGTGACATGGTGCGCAAGCTCCTCGCTTTCTCCCGTAAGGAAATCATCTCCCCGAGGCGGGTGAACCTGAACGATCACTGCCTTGAGATGAAGAAGACGCTAAGCCGCCTGATCGGTGAGGAGATCCGTTTCGATTTCGTCCCGGACGACGCGCTCTGGCCGGTACGCATCGACCCCTCCCAGGTAGACCAGATCCTCATGAATCTGGCGGTAAACGCCCGCGACGCCATGCCCGAAGGAGGCACGCTTACCGTTGCTACCGGAAACGTCACCGTCGATACCGAGTTCTGCGACTTCCGCCTCGATGCGAAACCCGGACCCTATGCGTGCCTGAGCGTCATCGACACCGGCACCGGGATGGAGCGCGAGGTGGTGCGGCGCATCTTCGAGCCCTTTTTCACCACCAAGGAGGTGGGACGTGGCACCGGGCTCGGTCTTGCCACGGTCTACGGCATCGTCACCCAAAACGGCGGCTTCATCGATGTGGAGAGCGAACCGGGACAGGGGACCTGCTTCCAGATCTACCTCCCAATGCTTACCGGCGACGTGGCGGTCCAGCCGGAAAGCAAGCCGGCAGCGATGATTGGATCGGGCACCGTTCTCGTTGTCGAGGACGACGACATGCTGCGCCTCATGGCCACGCAGATGCTCGAGAAGATAGGCTACCAGGTGATCCAGGCAGCCAGTCCCCATCTCGCCCTCGCCATCTGCGGCGACAACAGCAAAAAGATCGACATGGTGCTATCCGACGTGATCATGCCGGAGATGAACGGCTTCGATATGGCCCGTGGCATAGCGGCCCTGCGCCCGGAGACCAAGGTCCTTTTCATGACCGGCTATTCCGATGAGATGATCGCAAGGCGCGGCATCCACCCTGAGAAAGAGCTGCATTACATACAGAAGCCCTTCGACATGGAAGGGCTGCACGAGAAGATCATGGCCATGCAGTCCGGCTGCTGA
- a CDS encoding DUF3300 domain-containing protein, whose amino-acid sequence MKRSYIPLMLALLFSLSFAVTPLRAQSEPGYYTASDQYQYEEDLLYPEELDDLLAPIALYADPLIAQILPAATFVDQIHDAARYVRFYGNTSDIDYQSWDISVRAVAHYPQILYMMDREYQWTASLGQAYIEQPQDVMDSIQRLRRWAYDQGNLYSTRQQEVFFDGDMIRIVPARPQYVYVPIYDPYVVYVERFYPATPAISFGIAFTLGPWLNRDCDWRGHRVYYHGWRGSGWVRRSRPYVHDRRNIYINRRAAVISVNERVIQRDTRTYREQLRVETQRHRDERRMPPLPPGVARQPRPAVPRPGGVPTPRPRTERRSEPWTGREPAATRPGVPATTAPTTKGVIPPATKQRGPSATQPRAPQAPKGQAVPQQGQPPRVQPAAPGKPSPSSATPPTGKPQPSATTGERGAERGKGEPRRRGQRPAVKPQPQAPAATPQAPAAAPHTPATPTVTAPTPVKPAERGTAPRGVRHPPTAEPAVKEPAGVPAPQTRPVVPHPAATRPAPVVKPPQPQTVEPAPKRAEPPAREAEPAHGRGREEVPPRQREDR is encoded by the coding sequence ATGAAAAGATCCTATATACCGTTGATGCTGGCCCTGCTGTTTTCCCTTTCCTTCGCAGTCACCCCGCTGAGAGCTCAATCAGAACCCGGGTATTACACCGCTTCCGATCAATACCAGTACGAGGAGGATCTCCTCTACCCGGAAGAACTTGACGACCTGCTCGCCCCCATCGCACTCTACGCGGACCCGCTCATCGCCCAGATCCTACCCGCCGCAACCTTCGTGGACCAGATCCACGATGCAGCTCGCTACGTGAGGTTCTACGGCAACACGTCGGACATCGACTACCAGTCCTGGGACATAAGCGTGCGTGCCGTCGCCCACTACCCTCAGATCCTCTACATGATGGACCGGGAGTACCAGTGGACCGCTTCGCTCGGGCAGGCCTACATTGAGCAGCCCCAGGACGTGATGGATTCGATCCAGCGGTTGCGTCGATGGGCGTACGACCAGGGGAACCTCTATTCGACACGCCAGCAGGAGGTGTTTTTCGACGGTGACATGATCAGGATCGTCCCGGCAAGACCGCAGTACGTCTACGTTCCGATTTACGACCCTTACGTGGTCTACGTGGAGCGTTTCTATCCAGCCACCCCGGCCATCTCCTTCGGTATCGCCTTTACACTTGGTCCGTGGCTCAACCGTGACTGCGACTGGCGCGGGCATCGCGTGTACTACCACGGCTGGCGGGGTTCCGGGTGGGTCCGGCGCTCACGTCCCTACGTGCACGACCGGCGCAACATCTACATAAACCGCAGGGCCGCCGTGATCAGCGTGAACGAGCGGGTGATCCAGCGTGATACGCGCACGTACCGCGAGCAGCTCCGCGTCGAGACCCAAAGGCATCGTGACGAGAGAAGGATGCCGCCGCTGCCACCGGGCGTGGCACGCCAGCCAAGGCCTGCGGTGCCTCGCCCCGGCGGCGTACCAACGCCGCGACCAAGAACCGAAAGACGCAGTGAACCCTGGACCGGCAGGGAACCGGCAGCTACCCGCCCCGGAGTGCCGGCAACGACGGCGCCGACGACAAAAGGGGTCATCCCGCCGGCGACGAAACAGCGCGGGCCTTCAGCCACGCAGCCGCGCGCCCCTCAGGCGCCGAAAGGGCAGGCGGTTCCACAGCAAGGGCAACCGCCCCGCGTGCAGCCTGCCGCTCCCGGAAAACCGTCACCGTCGTCCGCAACGCCCCCCACCGGGAAGCCGCAGCCTTCCGCCACTACCGGCGAGCGCGGTGCTGAGCGAGGCAAGGGAGAACCAAGACGCAGGGGCCAGCGTCCTGCCGTCAAGCCGCAACCGCAAGCACCCGCGGCGACGCCTCAGGCTCCCGCGGCAGCGCCCCATACACCCGCAACACCGACAGTCACCGCGCCTACGCCAGTAAAACCGGCCGAGCGCGGTACTGCACCACGCGGAGTACGGCATCCCCCAACTGCCGAGCCTGCGGTAAAAGAACCAGCCGGTGTCCCCGCGCCCCAGACGCGTCCTGTGGTGCCCCATCCGGCCGCAACGCGACCCGCGCCCGTCGTCAAACCGCCGCAGCCACAGACCGTGGAACCGGCACCAAAACGCGCAGAGCCCCCCGCGCGTGAGGCCGAGCCTGCCCATGGACGCGGCCGAGAAGAAGTGCCCCCCCGGCAAAGGGAAGATCGCTGA
- a CDS encoding amidohydrolase, which produces MLTQSLRDSLETLVEAELPSLVESYKKLHAHPELSGQERETAAFLAGEFRTLGFTVTEGIGRYQRFDWPGYGIVAVLENGDGPTVLLRADMDALPVEEKTGLPYASRAKGIYRDGSEGAVMHACGHDVHMSCLLGAAHVLSRCRANWSGTLVLVAQPGEEGGDGAQAMIDDGAYRLCPRPDFALALHSTLFLKAGTAGWAPGNFLASFTEVEVVVRGVGAHGSAPECGKDPVVLAAQLVLAFQTIVSREISPHEPAVLTVGSIHGGAACNVIPEEVVLQLSIRSFDDRVRDRIIESVRRICEGTALAAGVPQELAPVVRVLAAHPATCNHPVLAERLAVALRVALGEENVVRSAARMVSEDFGTWGLGGEIPICMFWLGAADPQRFEAFAASGGSLPSQHSPLYAPAPEPTLKGGVMALSTAVCELLQPDEG; this is translated from the coding sequence ATGCTGACACAATCGCTGCGCGACTCCCTGGAGACGCTGGTCGAGGCCGAACTCCCTTCGCTGGTCGAGTCGTACAAGAAACTGCACGCCCACCCCGAACTCTCGGGACAGGAGCGGGAAACTGCCGCGTTCCTGGCGGGTGAGTTCCGCACGCTAGGCTTCACGGTCACCGAGGGGATCGGCAGGTACCAGCGCTTCGATTGGCCTGGCTACGGCATCGTGGCGGTGCTGGAGAACGGGGATGGACCGACGGTCCTTTTACGTGCCGACATGGACGCGCTTCCGGTGGAGGAAAAGACCGGACTTCCCTATGCGAGCAGGGCCAAGGGGATTTACCGGGACGGTAGCGAAGGTGCGGTCATGCATGCCTGCGGGCACGACGTGCACATGTCCTGCCTGCTGGGAGCGGCGCATGTGCTTTCCCGCTGCCGCGCGAATTGGTCCGGTACGCTGGTGCTGGTCGCTCAGCCGGGAGAAGAGGGGGGCGACGGGGCCCAGGCGATGATCGACGATGGTGCGTATCGGCTCTGCCCGAGGCCCGACTTCGCGCTTGCGCTGCACAGCACGCTGTTTCTGAAGGCTGGGACCGCCGGCTGGGCGCCGGGGAATTTCCTGGCTAGTTTCACCGAGGTCGAGGTGGTGGTGCGCGGGGTAGGGGCGCACGGTTCGGCACCCGAATGCGGCAAGGACCCGGTGGTGCTTGCCGCGCAACTCGTGCTTGCCTTCCAGACCATAGTGAGCAGGGAGATATCGCCGCACGAACCTGCGGTACTCACCGTGGGGTCGATTCACGGCGGAGCCGCCTGCAACGTCATCCCTGAGGAGGTGGTGCTGCAGCTTTCCATACGCAGCTTCGACGACCGGGTGCGCGACCGCATCATCGAGTCGGTGCGGCGCATCTGCGAGGGAACTGCGCTTGCCGCCGGGGTGCCGCAGGAACTGGCTCCCGTGGTGCGGGTGCTTGCCGCGCATCCGGCGACCTGTAACCACCCGGTGCTCGCCGAGCGCCTGGCCGTCGCATTACGTGTGGCGCTCGGCGAGGAGAACGTGGTCCGCTCGGCGGCACGTATGGTGAGCGAGGATTTCGGTACCTGGGGGCTCGGGGGAGAGATTCCCATCTGCATGTTCTGGCTGGGCGCTGCGGACCCGCAACGTTTCGAGGCGTTCGCGGCTTCGGGGGGCTCGCTTCCATCGCAGCATTCGCCGCTCTACGCTCCGGCTCCGGAGCCGACGTTGAAGGGCGGGGTGATGGCGCTATCGACGGCGGTGTGCGAGCTGTTGCAACCGGATGAGGGTTGA
- a CDS encoding SixA phosphatase family protein → MIIHIVRHAEAVERTPEIQEEHRYLTRRGRRRFRKAAKSLATLGISPVLILTSPLIRAVQTADILAEKLSYKRELIVATQLAPGFRPEALDELLRLYPQAGEVALVGHEPDLGLVTQALFGETDSLTLPKGGTVSFKRAADGTGDAHFLQLVTGGGRIVTSRGKAVDRLRQGG, encoded by the coding sequence ATGATCATCCATATCGTGCGCCACGCAGAAGCCGTTGAGAGAACACCTGAGATACAGGAAGAGCATCGCTACCTCACCCGTCGCGGCAGACGACGTTTCAGGAAAGCGGCAAAAAGCCTGGCCACTCTGGGTATATCCCCTGTCCTCATCCTCACCAGCCCACTCATTCGCGCCGTGCAGACAGCAGACATACTCGCCGAGAAACTCTCCTACAAGCGCGAACTGATCGTCGCCACGCAACTCGCCCCCGGTTTCCGCCCGGAGGCGCTGGACGAGCTTTTGAGGCTCTACCCGCAGGCCGGTGAAGTGGCTTTGGTCGGGCACGAGCCGGACCTGGGTCTCGTGACACAGGCGCTTTTCGGCGAGACCGACTCCCTCACCCTACCCAAGGGGGGCACCGTTTCATTCAAGCGGGCCGCGGACGGAACGGGCGACGCACATTTCCTGCAACTGGTGACCGGTGGGGGACGCATCGTCACCTCGCGCGGCAAAGCGGTGGACCGCCTGCGCCAAGGCGGATAA
- a CDS encoding helix-hairpin-helix domain-containing protein, which produces MVQSAADFRQLKGVGAILGKRLYDAGFDSFAKIAQAGEDGLRKVRGINTRHIQSILQQATELAGMAEEHQNASAQQMLARVSEVREKVENLAQTTRDRFAEQMSEKCGRKLGSDLERIENALAQMQDVGQKRSKRLAKALQKAGKKVTGLEEASLKKVRKGFKKARKVVLRALA; this is translated from the coding sequence ATGGTTCAGTCGGCAGCAGACTTCAGGCAGTTGAAAGGGGTCGGCGCGATCCTTGGCAAACGGTTGTACGACGCAGGTTTTGACAGCTTCGCCAAGATCGCCCAGGCCGGAGAGGACGGGCTGCGCAAGGTACGCGGCATCAATACGCGCCACATCCAGTCCATATTGCAACAGGCGACAGAGCTGGCCGGGATGGCTGAGGAACATCAAAATGCCTCGGCACAGCAGATGCTCGCGCGCGTGAGCGAGGTGCGCGAGAAGGTGGAAAACCTGGCACAGACCACGCGCGACAGGTTCGCCGAGCAGATGTCGGAGAAATGCGGCAGAAAGCTAGGCTCGGACCTGGAGCGGATCGAGAACGCGCTGGCGCAGATGCAGGACGTAGGGCAGAAGCGCTCCAAGCGCCTTGCAAAGGCGCTTCAAAAGGCCGGCAAGAAGGTGACCGGGCTGGAAGAAGCAAGCCTCAAGAAAGTGCGCAAGGGTTTCAAGAAAGCGAGAAAGGTTGTGCTGAGGGCCCTCGCCTAG
- a CDS encoding Ppx/GppA phosphatase family protein yields the protein MKQTRLAAIDIGTNSIRSIVIETSGNGKYRILDDEKVLARLGEGLHQTGAIAPAAWERAIEALTRQKKIIDGYKVSAIDAVATSAVRKASNGAELVRAIKKSTGLEIEVVSGEEEAELAALSAQHNFELEGVRHLIFDIGGGSLELISALGTHTEEMLSLELGAVFLTESFLKSDPVLGTEHQKLRKHIRKSLKTACTGERSGMQCLVGSGGTVTAIAAMVAAARKEKFDSLHGYELLRSEVVHLLAMLARKSDKERRAIPGLNPERSDIIVAGVTVVDELMDFFQVNHLKVNERGIREGLILRGLRRRNLLPEKKRRSWRDSALEFAHSCHIDEGHAEHVARLSLQLFKALAPRYGWGPKEMRLLDAAAIMHDVGYFISYSSHHKHSYHLIRHADLFGFTPRERELMANIARYHRKSVPKKKHEEFTRLSPDDQLLVARLGGILRLCDGLDRRRNAVVQGVDCALTQDTLELTLNGDEEMSVELYGAKAKSDLLQEACKVKLVLRCGVSEQQ from the coding sequence TTGAAACAGACCAGGCTCGCCGCAATAGACATCGGCACCAACTCCATCCGCAGCATCGTCATAGAGACCTCGGGAAACGGCAAATACAGGATCCTGGACGACGAGAAGGTCCTGGCACGCCTGGGCGAAGGACTGCACCAGACCGGGGCCATAGCGCCCGCGGCGTGGGAGCGCGCCATCGAGGCCCTCACCCGCCAGAAAAAGATCATCGACGGCTACAAGGTGAGCGCCATCGATGCGGTCGCCACCAGCGCCGTGCGCAAGGCGTCCAATGGTGCCGAACTGGTCCGGGCGATAAAGAAAAGCACCGGTCTCGAGATCGAGGTGGTCAGCGGCGAGGAGGAAGCGGAGCTTGCCGCGCTCTCGGCCCAGCACAACTTCGAGCTTGAGGGGGTGCGGCACCTGATCTTCGACATAGGCGGCGGCAGCCTGGAACTCATATCCGCCCTCGGCACGCATACCGAGGAGATGCTCTCCCTTGAGCTTGGCGCCGTGTTCCTCACCGAGAGCTTTTTAAAGAGCGACCCGGTACTCGGCACGGAGCACCAGAAACTGCGCAAGCACATCCGCAAGTCGCTGAAAACCGCCTGCACCGGCGAACGTAGCGGGATGCAGTGCCTGGTCGGTTCTGGAGGCACCGTCACCGCGATCGCCGCCATGGTCGCGGCAGCGCGCAAGGAGAAGTTCGACTCGCTGCACGGCTACGAGTTGCTGCGTTCGGAAGTCGTGCATCTGCTGGCCATGCTCGCCAGAAAGAGCGACAAGGAGAGGCGCGCCATCCCGGGGCTCAACCCGGAGCGCTCCGACATCATCGTCGCGGGAGTGACCGTTGTGGACGAGTTGATGGACTTCTTCCAGGTGAACCACCTGAAGGTGAACGAGCGTGGCATCCGCGAAGGACTCATCCTGCGCGGGCTGCGCAGACGGAACCTCCTGCCGGAGAAGAAACGGCGCTCCTGGCGCGACAGCGCGCTCGAGTTCGCCCACTCCTGCCACATCGACGAAGGACACGCCGAGCATGTGGCGCGGCTCTCCTTGCAGCTCTTCAAGGCCCTCGCCCCACGCTACGGCTGGGGACCTAAGGAGATGCGGCTTTTAGATGCCGCCGCCATCATGCACGACGTCGGCTACTTCATAAGCTATTCGAGCCACCACAAGCACTCCTACCACCTGATCCGCCACGCCGACCTCTTCGGCTTCACGCCGCGTGAGCGCGAGCTGATGGCCAATATCGCGCGGTACCACCGCAAATCGGTCCCGAAGAAGAAGCACGAGGAGTTCACCCGGTTGTCCCCGGACGACCAGCTGCTGGTAGCCCGCCTGGGCGGCATCCTGCGCCTGTGCGACGGCCTCGACCGCCGCCGCAACGCCGTGGTGCAGGGAGTTGACTGCGCCCTCACCCAGGACACCTTGGAACTCACCCTGAACGGTGATGAAGAGATGTCCGTCGAGCTTTACGGTGCCAAGGCGAAGAGCGATCTGCTGCAGGAAGCTTGCAAGGTGAAGCTCGTGCTGCGTTGCGGAGTTTCCGAGCAGCAGTGA
- a CDS encoding zinc ribbon domain-containing protein produces the protein MICPKCAHAQPDDTEVCLRCGVIFAKVRVDHSASQSPPTSIHEGKIEETTGDMDTLQLAGRLVIWAILLVWGSKFIFMPISGEDFSRSYMHLVNLPFHEAGHVIFAPLGRFIQVLGGTLGQWLIPAVVTASFLRRKDHFAATVGVWWLGQSFMDIAPYMDDARAGQLMLLGGVTGSEVEDYHDWEIILTRLGLLQYDHVIARISFFCGTLFMIGGLAWGAGILYRQIQSRRRPI, from the coding sequence ATGATCTGCCCGAAATGTGCCCATGCACAGCCCGACGATACCGAGGTATGTCTGCGCTGCGGCGTCATCTTCGCCAAGGTGCGTGTCGACCACTCAGCTTCCCAGTCCCCGCCGACCTCCATCCATGAAGGGAAGATCGAAGAGACGACAGGGGACATGGATACCCTTCAGCTTGCGGGTAGGCTTGTGATCTGGGCGATACTACTCGTGTGGGGCAGCAAGTTCATTTTCATGCCGATCAGTGGCGAAGATTTTTCACGCTCGTACATGCACCTTGTAAACCTCCCCTTCCACGAAGCCGGGCACGTCATCTTTGCTCCGCTCGGGCGCTTCATCCAGGTGCTGGGTGGGACACTAGGCCAATGGCTCATTCCTGCGGTGGTAACCGCTTCCTTTCTGCGAAGGAAGGATCACTTCGCCGCTACGGTAGGTGTTTGGTGGCTCGGCCAGAGTTTCATGGACATAGCGCCATACATGGACGACGCTAGGGCTGGGCAATTGATGCTGCTCGGCGGGGTAACGGGGAGCGAAGTCGAAGACTACCATGACTGGGAAATTATCCTGACACGGTTGGGGCTCCTTCAATACGACCATGTCATCGCGCGGATCTCTTTCTTCTGCGGTACGCTCTTCATGATCGGCGGGCTCGCCTGGGGAGCCGGCATCCTGTACCGGCAGATTCAGTCGAGGCGCCGCCCGATTTAG
- a CDS encoding 2-hydroxymuconate tautomerase family protein produces MPFVNIKITRDGATAEQKATLIKGVTQLLVDTLGKNPATTVVVIEEVDTDNWGIGGESVTARRKAGI; encoded by the coding sequence ATGCCATTTGTCAACATCAAGATAACCAGGGACGGCGCTACTGCTGAACAGAAGGCGACGCTGATCAAGGGGGTAACGCAGTTGCTGGTGGATACCCTCGGCAAGAACCCGGCTACAACGGTCGTCGTCATCGAGGAGGTGGATACGGATAACTGGGGGATCGGCGGCGAGTCCGTCACCGCACGTAGGAAGGCGGGCATATAA
- a CDS encoding chemotaxis protein CheW: MSTANLPVKKGESSSELIQLVSFNLGAEEYAVEVLKVREIIRMTPITHIPNTPPSVEGIINLRGKVIPIVSLRSRFGMNSTEDDQHTRIMVMDIDGKLMGFIVDGVSEVIRISSGEIQPPPSIAAGGVDQDFICGVIKHGEQLLLMLQLDRMFTGAEQEAFSSFA; the protein is encoded by the coding sequence ATGTCTACGGCAAATTTACCGGTTAAAAAGGGTGAGTCCAGCAGCGAACTGATCCAGCTGGTGAGCTTCAATCTCGGTGCGGAAGAGTATGCCGTCGAGGTGCTCAAGGTACGCGAGATCATCAGGATGACCCCCATCACCCATATCCCCAACACCCCTCCGAGCGTGGAAGGGATCATCAACCTGCGCGGCAAAGTGATACCTATCGTGTCGCTCAGGAGCAGGTTCGGCATGAACAGCACCGAGGACGACCAGCACACGCGCATCATGGTCATGGACATCGACGGCAAGCTGATGGGTTTCATCGTCGACGGTGTATCCGAGGTGATCAGGATATCCAGCGGTGAGATCCAGCCCCCGCCGAGCATCGCCGCCGGCGGCGTCGACCAGGACTTCATCTGCGGCGTCATCAAGCACGGCGAGCAGCTGCTTCTCATGTTGCAGCTCGACCGCATGTTCACCGGCGCCGAGCAGGAAGCCTTCTCGAGCTTCGCTTAG